The proteins below come from a single Cannabis sativa cultivar Pink pepper isolate KNU-18-1 chromosome 3, ASM2916894v1, whole genome shotgun sequence genomic window:
- the LOC133035562 gene encoding putative disease resistance RPP13-like protein 1, with product MAAEMVGGALLSAVLAPLVKKLTAEVKDFFNGKNAILKLVEELETLLSPADLLLIDAEEKLIKDPRVRKWLDDLKDVIYHADDVVYKIDAEASLKKLKGGGPDESHSSQYKKRLLKVIPTPLTSFDKAIKPEIEETLGKLKRLLDNKELGLKHVNNHKLPERVCAPSLEEFDIYGRNREKEEIIKFLLPDETTGAGGKLSVIPIVGMGGIGKTTLAQLVYKDDRVNKMFDTKVWITVGEDKVDCTKVMKLIVQKITSKTCEIQDPYDLQEELKKALTGKKFLFVVDDVWDENPSKWDVLNNCFKSGKHGSKIIVTTRSTVVASIMEAGSTYELGTIDEAAGWQLFAKHASLVVDTNDYLNLKQVGEKIVDY from the coding sequence ATGGCGGCTGAAATGGTTGGAGGGGCGCTTCTCTCTGCTGTTCTTGCTCCGTTGGTGAAAAAGTTAACTGCTGAGGTGAAAGACTTCTTCAATGGGAAAAATGCCATTCTGAAGCTGGTGGAGGAGTTGGAAACTTTGCTCTCCCCGGCTGATCTGCTGCTCATTGATGCTGAGGAGAAGCTCATCAAAGACCCAAGGGTGAGAAAATGGCTTGATGATCTCAAGGATGTCATTTATCATGCAGACGACGTGGTTTACAAGATCGACGCTGAAGCATCGCTAAAAAAGCTGAAAGGTGGTGGTCCTGACGAATCTCATAGCAGCCAGTATAAGAAGAGGCTCCTTAAAGTCATCCCCACTCCTTTAACTTCTTTTGATAAGGCCATAAAACCTGAGATAGAAGAGACGCTTGGGAAATTGAAACGTCTTCTAGACAATAAAGAGCTCGGTTTGAAACATGTGAATAATCATAAGCTTCCGGAGAGGGTATGTGCTCCATCGCTAGAAGAGTTTGATATTTATGGAAGGAATCGTGAAAAAGAAGAGATTATCAAGTTTCTTCTACCGGATGAAACAACCGGTGCCGGTGGTAAATTGTCTGTGATCCCCATAGTGGGGATGGGTGGTATTGGAAAGACTACTCTTGCTCAACTTGTATACAAGGACGACAGAGTCAACAAGATGTTCGATACGAAAGTATGGATTACAGTGGGGGAAGACAAAGTTGACTGCACAAAAGTGATGAAGCTAATTGTGCAGAAGATCACTTCTAAAACATGTGAAATTCAGGATCCATATGATCTTCAAGAAGAATTAAAGAAGGCTTTGACTGGGAAGAAGTTTCTGTTTGTTGTTGATGATGTTTGGGATGAGAATCCTTCCAAGTGGGACGTTCTAAACAATTGTTTCAAATCGGGAAAACATGGAAGCAAGATAATTGTGACAACACGGAGCACAGTTGTTGCATCGATTATGGAAGCTGGGTCAACTTATGAACTGGGAACCATAGATGAGGCTGCTGGCTGGCAATTATTTGCAAAACATGCTTCACTTGTTGTGGACACAAATGATTACTTGAATCTCAAACAAGTTGGGGAAAAAATTGTTGACTATTAA
- the LOC133035520 gene encoding putative disease resistance protein At3g14460, producing the protein MGLLLRNKQKKEEWIKILYSDLWELYDRKEVDILPALWLSYFNLRPELKQCFAYCSLFPKDYHFRKGEMVLLWMAEGLLQSTNRKRVEEVGEEYFEDLISMSFFQPSNNDKMESTFLMHDLIHDLAIFVSGEFCYMMNNINKCSHKVRHFSLSQDWKGAYEAKEFEELFKAKCLRTILWHWRQGSINDLLKIEQLDKLFPSLRVLSIEDNRITKLPDSIGNLKYLRYLKLDCGSIKEIPNTICKLYNLKILLLEGCGMVTTLPTDIGNLIKLQHLSVPMKGLVEIPLQLSKLQNLQTLNSFVVGKNKDSAASIKLLKEFQHLHGSLSIKGLQNVSSLEEVSAAALNNFKFLSHLSLEWDYHHYPKVDELHIESDELNIQREVLSALQPHSNLKELTIEKYKGNSFPNWMGDHSCLSNLVSLKMVNCRNCNFLPSLGQLPSLKYLWIRDCGVIEEVVFPDYEKSCVCADYLKLVVFETPPPAEKKGEVERYESHVKERTSR; encoded by the exons ATGGGTCTTCTCTTACGAAATAAGCAGAAGAAGGAGGAATGGATCAAGATCCTATACAGTGATTTATGGGAGTTGTATGATAGAAAAGAAGTTGATATTCTTCCAGCTTTGTGGTTGAGTTACTTTAATCTACGCCCAGAATTAAAGCAATGTTTTGCTTACTGCTCCTTATTTCCAAaagattatcattttagaaaaggGGAGATGGTCCTGTTATGGATGGCCGAAGGTCTTTTACAGTCTACAAATAGAAAGAGAGTAGAAGAAGTTGGAGAAGAGTATTTCGAAGATCTAATTTCTATGTCATTTTTTCAACCATCAAATAACGATAAGATGGAGTCAACTTTTCTCATGCATGATCTTATACATGATTTGGCGATATTTGTTTCTGGTGAGTTCTGTTATATGATGAATAATATCAATAAATGTTCTCACAAGGTTCGTCATTTTTCGCTCAGCCAAGATTGGAAAGGAGCCTATGAGGCTAAAGAATTTGAGGAGTTATTCAAAGCTAAGTGTTTGCGCACCATATTATGGCACTGGCGCCAGGGTTCAATCAATGATTTGTTAAAGATTGAGCAGTTGGACAAGTTATTCCCAAGCTTGAGAGTACTATCCATAGAGGACAATCGTATCACCAAGCTTCCTGATTCAATAGGCaatttgaagtatttaagaTATTTGAAGTTAGATTGTGGAAGTATTAAAGAAATACCTAATACAATATGTAAGTTGTATAATTTAAAGATACTATTGTTGGAGGGATGTGGGATGGTTACTACACTACCAACTGATATAGGAAATTTAATCAAATTGCAACATCTTAGTGTTCCTATGAAGGGCTTAGTAGAGATCCCATTGCAATTGAGCAAACTGCAAAATCTGCAAACACTTAATTCATTTGTTGTGGGAAAAAATAAAGATTCTGCAGCTAGCATTAAGTTGCTAAAAGAGTTTCAACATCTACACGGGAGTCTTTCGATTAAAGGACTTCAAAATGTGAGTAGTCTGGAGGAGGTTTCAGCAGCAGCATTAAACAATTTCAAGTTTCTTAGTCACCTATCTTTGGAATGGGATTATCATCATTATCCTAAAGTCGATGAGTTGCACATAGAAAGCGATGAGTTGAACATCCAAAGAGAGGTACTGAGTGCCCTCCAGCCTCATTCAAACCTGAAGGAACTTACGATTGAGAAATACAAAGGCAACAGTTTCCCGAATTGGATGGGAGACCATAGCTGCTTGTCTAATTTAGTAAGCCTGAAGATGGTAAATTGTCGTAATTGCAACTTCTTGCCGTCGTTGGGACAGCTGCCTTCTCTCAAATATCTTTGGATTAGGGATTGTGGAGTG ATAGAAGAGGTTGTTTTTCCTGACTATGAAAAAAGTTGTGTTTGTGCTGACTATTTGAAACTAGTTGTGTTTGAGACTCCACCTCCTGCTGAGAAGAAGGGTGAAGTCGAGAGGTACGAATCGCATGTTAAGGAAAGAACTTCTAGGTAG
- the LOC115709490 gene encoding putative disease resistance RPP13-like protein 1 — translation MAAELFGGALLSAFLAPLVEKLASEMKDFFKGKDAILKLLKELKTLLSSADLLLIDAEEKLIKDPRVRKWLDDLKDTIYHVDDVVYKIDAEASLKKLKGGGPDESHSSQYKKRLLKVIPTPLTSFDKAIKPEIEETLGKLKRLLDNKELGLKHVKNHKLPERVCAPSLEESDIYGRNREKEEIIKFLLPDETTGAGGKLSVIPIVGMGGIGKTTLAQLVYKDKRVNKMFDRKVWITLGEDKVDCTKVMKLIVEKVTSKTCEIQDPYELQEEVKKVLTGKKFLFVVDDVWDEDRAKWDVLNNCFKWGKHGSKIIVTTRSTVVASIMKTGSTYQLGRINEAAGWRLFAKHASLVVDSNDYLNLKQVGEKIVDKCKGLPLAIKSMGLLLRDKQKKEEWNNILYSDLWELYDRKKVDILPALWLSYFNLRPELKQCFAYCSLFPKDYHFRKGEMVLLWMAEGLLQSTNGKRVEVGEEYFEDLISMSFFQPSNNDEKESTFLMHDLIHDLAIFVSGEFCYMMNNINKCSHKVRHFSFMQYCKEAYKPKEFEGLFKAKCLRTILWDHFSIVVSLKIEQLDKLFPSLRVLSIKDLHISELPDSIGNLKYLRYFKLHSPEIKEIPNTICKLYNLETLLLEECKEVKRLPNDIGNLIKLRHLSVPKINLVEMPLQLGKLQNLQTLNTFVVGNNRDSASIKLLKEFQDLHGTLSIKGLQNVSSLEEVSAAALKNFKFLSHLSLDWYYHHYSELDELHIEREVLSALQPHSNLKELTIETYKGNSFPNWMGDCRCLSNLVRLKISYCRNCSFLPSLGQLPSLKDLWIRACGVVRIDSEFYCSTTLDSSSSVAIQTKPLFFRSLETLAFIGFYELEEWSFIEGGGFPRLKNLQLIRCERLKVTLLGDYFPSLTELEIHDCEQLIPLLLPRARLMQAPLITLKKIRFKGCPNLTHLDEEAFQHLTSLKELRIEWCCNLQCLPKGLPTSLSDLHIIECPLLAPGVKRETGEDWPIIAHIPNITVDDRVARI, via the exons ATGGCTGCTGAATTGTTTGGAGGAGCGCTTCTCTCTGCTTTCCTTGCTCCGTTGGTGGAAAAGTTAGCTTCTGAGATGAAGGACTTCTTCAAAGGGAAAGATGCCATTCTCAAGCTGCTGAAGGAGTTGAAGACTTTGCTGTCCTCGGCTGATCTGCTGCTCATTGATGCTGAGGAGAAGCTCATCAAAGACCCAAGGGTGAGAAAATGGCTTGATGATCTTAAGGACACCATTTATCATGTAGACGACGTGGTTTACAAGATCGACGCTGAAGCATCGCTAAAAAAGCTGAAAGGTGGTGGTCCTGACGAATCTCATAGCAGCCAGTATAAGAAGAGGCTCCTTAAAGTCATCCCCACTCCTTTAACTTCTTTTGATAAGGCCATAAAACCTGAGATAGAAGAGACGCTTGGGAAATTGAAACGTCTTCTAGACAATAAAGAGCTCGGTTTGAAACATGTGAAGAATCATAAGCTTCCGGAGAGGGTATGTGCTCCATCGCTAGAAGAGTCTGATATTTATGGAAGGAATCGTGAAAAAGAAGAGATTATCAAGTTTCTTCTACCGGATGAAACAACCGGTGCCGGTGGTAAATTGTCTGTGATCCCCATAGTGGGGATGGGTGGTATTGGGAAGACTACTCTTGCTCAACTTGTATACAAGGACAAAAGAGTCAACAAGATGTTCGATAGGAAAGTATGGATTACATTGGGGGAAGACAAAGTTGACTGCACAAAAGTGATGAAACTAATTGTGGAAAAGGTCACTTCTAAAACATGTGAAATTCAGGATCCATATGAACTTCAAGAAGAAGTAAAGAAGGTTTTGACTGGGAAGAAGTTTCTGTTTGTTGTTGATGATGTTTGGGATGAGGACCGTGCCAAGTGGGATGTCCTAAACAATTGTTTCAAATGGGGAAAACATGGAAGCAAGATTATTGTGACAACACGGAGCACAGTTGTTGCATCGATTATGAAAACTGGGTCAACTTATCAACTAGGAAGAATAAATGAGGCTGCTGGCTGGCGATTATTTGCAAAACATGCTTCACTTGTTGTGGACTCAAATGATTACTTGAATCTCAAACAAGTTGGGGAAAAAATTGTTGACAAGTGTAAGGGTCTTCCGTTGGCTATTAAGTCAATGGGTCTTCTCTTACGAGATAAGCAGAAGAAGGAGGAATGGAACAACATCCTATACAGTGATTTATGGGAGTTGTATGATAGAAAAAAAGTTGATATTCTTCCAGCTTTGTGGTTGAGTTACTTTAATCTACGCCCAGAATTAAAGCAATGTTTTGCTTACTGCTCCTTATTTCCAAaagattatcattttagaaaaggGGAGATGGTCCTGTTATGGATGGCCGAAGGTCTTTTACAGTCTACAAATGGAAAGAGAGTAGAAGTTGGAGAAGAGTATTTCGAAGATCTAATTTCTATGTCATTTTTTCAACCATCAAATAACGATGAGAAGGAGTCGACTTTTCTCATGCATGATCTTATACATGATTTGGCGATATTTGTTTCTGGTGAGTTCTGTTATATGATGAATAATATCAATAAATGTTCCCACAAGGTTCGTCATTTTTCGTTCATGCAATATTGTAAAGAAGCCTATAAGCCTAAAGAATTTGAGGGGTTATTCAAAGCTAAGTGTTTGCGCACCATATTATGGGACCACTTTTCAATCGTTGTTTCGTTAAAGATTGAGCAGTTGGACAAGTTATTCCCAAGCTTGAGAGTACTATCCATAAAGGATTTGCATATCTCTGAGCTTCCTGATTCTATAggcaatttgaaatatttaagatatttcaAGTTACACTCTCCAGAGATTAAAGAGATACCTAATACAATATGTAAGTTGTATAATTTGGAGACACTGTTGTTGGAGGAATGTAAAGAGGTTAAAAGACTACCAAATGATATAGGAAATTTAATCAAGTTGCGACATCTTAGTGTTCCTAAGATAAACTTAGTAGAGATGCCATTGCAATTGGGCAAACTGCAAAATCTGCAAACACTTAATACATTTGTTGTGGGAAACAATAGAGATTCTGCTAGCATTAAGTTGCTGAAAGAGTTTCAAGATCTACACGGGACTCTTTCTATTAAAGGACTTCAAAATGTGAGTAGCCTGGAGGAAGTTTCAGCAGCAGCATTAAAGAATTTCAAGTTTCTTAGTCATCTATCTTTGGACTGGTATTATCATCATTATAGTGAACTCGACGAGTTGCACATAGAAAGAGAGGTACTGAGTGCCCTCCAGCCTCATTCAAACCTGAAGGAACTTACGATTGAGACCTACAAAGGCAACAGTTTCCCAAATTGGATGGGAGATTGTCGCTGCTTGTCTAATTTAGTAAGGTTGAAGATTTCATATTGTCGTAATTGCAGCTTCTTGCCGTCGTTGGGACAGCTGCCTTCTCTCAAAGATCTTTGGATTAGGGCTTGTGGTGTGGTGAGAATAGATTCAGAGTTTTATTGTAGTACTACTCttgattcttcttcttctgttgCAATACAAACAAAACCCTTATTCTTTAGATCTTTGGAGACCTTGGCATTTATCGGATTCTATGAGCTGGAAGAGTGGTCATTTATTGAAGGTGGAGGTTTTCCTcgtcttaagaatcttcaattaATCAGGTGTGAGAGACTCAAAGTGACATTGTTAGGAGATTATTTCCCGTCATTGACAGAGCTTGAAATACATGACTGTGAGCAACTAATACCATTATTACTCCCAAGAGCTCGACTCATGCAGGCCCCTTTGATCACTTTAAAGAAGATTAGATTTAAGGGTTGTCCCAACTTGACGCACTTAGACGAGGAGGCCTTTCAGCACCTCACCTCCCTTAAGGAGCTGAGGATTGAATGGTGTTGTAACCTCCAATGCTTACCAAAAGGACTACCCACTTCTCTTTCTGATCTTCATATCATTGAGTGTCCATTGCTAGCACCAGGAGTGAAGAGGGAGACAGGGGAGGACTGGCCAATTATTGCTCACATCCCAAATATCACTGTCGATGACAGAGTTGCCAG GATCTAA
- the LOC133035521 gene encoding putative disease resistance RPP13-like protein 1 yields MGGIGKTTLAQLVYNDDKVIKMFDTRVWVTVGDDDKVNSSKVMKTIILKVTSAKCESEEEFEVLNEVKKVLTGKKFLIVLDDVWDEDSSRWDVIKSTFQSGLHGSKIIVTTRSNRVASIMGTKSSTYSLSTISFDKGWQLFVRCAAIDVNSHEYSDLQAIGRKIVEKCNGLPLAIKSLGGLLRGKQNKEDWDDILNNDIWELYERESVGILPALWLSYFYLPSHLKSCFSYCAIFPKDYEYNEEEMILLWMAEGLLLPSKGMRIEEIGKKCFKDLILMSFFQPSNYNRKEPTFLMHDLIHDLAIFVSGEFCYMMNNSSKFSHKVRHFSYMQECAKANEPKEFEELFKAKCLRTILWQQGSSQLKLLKIEHLDTSFPSLRVLSINDCYTTKLPNSIGNLKYLRYLKLDCEDIEEIPNTICELYNLETLLLTECEGVTRLPNDIGNLIKLRHLTVPWKLEEMPLQLGKLQKLQTLNKFVVGNSKDCGSIKMLENLQELRGSLSIHGLRNVSSLEEVSDATPLLKSKKFLSLYLGWAGNHKAELDLHKERELLNSLQPHPNLRELTIWSYKGNCFPNWMGDCCCLSNLVSLKMVNCHNCICLPSLGQLPSLKVLFIEHCGVVRIDSEFYCSTSTSIDSSIAIQTKPFFRSLENLKFEYLSKLEEWSFIEGGVFPRLKNLQFKWCERLKVSLLADHFPSLTELEIVDCEELIPLLLPRAQLMEAPLISLKRIMISECFNLTRFDDTAFQHLTSLEELKIRHCSNLQCLPKELPTSLSDLYITGCKLLRPRVERETGKDWPIIAHIPNIIVDDKKT; encoded by the coding sequence ATGGGCGGTATTGGAAAGACTACTCTTGCTCAACTTGTATACAACGACGACAAAGTCATTAAAATGTTTGATACCAGAGTTTGGGTTACTGTGGGAGACGATGACAAGGTGAATAGTTCTAAAGTGATGAAAACAATTATTCTGAAGGTCACATCTGCCAAATGTGAAAGCGAAGAGGAGTTTGAGGTATTAAATGAAGTTAAGAAGGTTTTGACTGGGAAGAAGTTTCTCATCGTTCTTGATGATGTTTGGGATGAAGATAGCAGCAGATGGGATGTTATAAAAAGTACTTTTCAATCTGGGTTGCATGGAAGCAAGATCATAGTGACAACACGTAGCAATAGGGTTGCATCAATAATGGGAACTAAGTCATCAACTTATTCCCTAAGCACTATATCTTTTGACAAAGGCTGGCAGTTATTTGTTAGATGTGCTGCAATCGATGTCAACTCACACGAGTACTCAGATTTGCAAGCAATTGGTCGAAAAATTGTTGAAAAGTGTAATGGTCTTCCTCTAGCTATAAAATCACTTGGGGGACTTTTACGTGGGAAGCAAAATAAAGAGGATTGGGATGACATATTAAACAACGATATATGGGAGTTGTATGAGAGGGAGAGTGTAGGTATTCTTCCAGCTTTATGGCTGAGCTATTTTTATTTACCTTCACATTTGAAGTCTTGTTTCTCCTATTGTGCTATATTTCCTAAAGATTATGAATACAATGAAGAAGAGATGATCTTATTGTGGATGGCTGAAGGTCTTTTACTTCCTAGCAAGGGAATGAGAATTGAAGAAATAGGAAAGAAGTGCTTTAAAGATCTAATCTTAATGTCATTTTTTCAACCATCAAATTACAATAGGAAGGAGCCAACTTTTCTCATGCATGATCTTATACACGATTTGGCAATATTTGTTTCTGGTGAGTTTTGTTATATGATGAATAATAGCAGTAAATTCTCACATAAGGTTCGCCATTTTTCGTACATGCAAGAATGTGCAAAAGCTAATGAACCTAAGGAATTTGAGGAGTTATTTAAAGCTAAGTGCTTGCGTACCATATTGTGGCAACAAGGTTCAAGCCAACTAAAGTTGTTAAAGATTGAGCACTTGGATACATCATTTCCAAGCTTGAGAGTACTATCCATAAACGACTGTTATACCACAAAGCTTCCTAATTCAATAGGAAATTTGAAGTATTTAAGGTATTTGAAGTTAGATTGTGAAGATATTGAAGAGATACCTAATACAATATGTGAGTTGTATAATTTGGAGACTTTGTTGTTGACGGAATGTGAAGGAGTTACTCGACTACCGAATGATATAGGAAATTTAATCAAGTTGCGACATCTTACTGTTCCTTGGAAATTAGAAGAGATGCCATTGCAGTTGGGGAAGCTACAAAAACTGCAAACACTAAATAAATTTGTTGTGGGGAATAGTAAAGATTGTGGTAGCATTAAGATGTTGGAAAACCTTCAAGAACTACGAGGAAGTCTTTCTATTCACGGATTAAGAAATGTGAGTAGCCTTGAGGAAGTTTCAGATGCAACACCATTATTGAAGAGTAAGAAGTTTCTTAGTCTATATTTGGGATGGGCCGGTAATCATAAAGCTGAACTTGATTTGCACAAAGAAAGAGAGCTACTCAATTCCCTCCAGCCACATCCAAACCTGAGGGAACTTACAATTTGGAGTTACAAAGGCAACTGTTTCCCAAATTGGATGGGAGATTGTTGCTGCTTGTCTAATTTAGTAAGCCTGAAGATGGTAAATTGTCATAATTGCATCTGCTTGCCGTCGTTGGGACAACTGCCTTCTCTCAAAGTTCTTTTCATTGAGCATTGTGGTGTGGTGAGAATAGATTCAGAGTTTTATTGCTCTACTAGTACTAGTATTGATTCTTCAATTGCAATACAAACAAAGCCATTCTTTAGATCTTTGGAGAActtgaaatttgaatatttgtctAAGCTTGAAGAGTGGTCATTTATAGAAGGTGGAGTTTTTCCTCGTCTTAAGAATCTGCAATTTAAGTGGTGTGAGAGACTCAAAGTGTCATTGTTAGCAGATCATTTTCCGTCATTGACAGAGCTTGAAATAGTTGATTGTGAGGAACTAATACCATTATTACTCCCAAGAGCTCAACTCATGGAGGCCCCTTTGATCAGTTTAAAGAGAATCATGATTAGCGAGTGTTTCAACTTGACGCGCTTTGACGACACGGCCTTTCAGCACCTCACCTCCCTTGAGGAGTTGAAAATTAGACATTGCAGTAACCTCCAATGCTTGCCAAAAGAACTACCCACTTCTCTTTCTGATCTTTACATCACTGGTTGTAAATTGCTAAGACCACGAGTCGAGAGGGAGACAGGGAAGGACTGGCCAATTATTGCTCACATCCCAAATATAATTGTGGATGACAAGAAAACATAG